acaacatttaacgcatacaagtgtttttagtagttatacaggtattcaagaaatcataagtgttcttagtagttttacaagtgttcaagaaaatcatatacagttattcttagtagttatacaggtattcataagtgttcaagaagcaattatatacaagtgttcttagtagttatacaagtgttcaagaagcaaacatatacagttattcttagtagttatacaagtgttcaagaaaatcataagtgttcaagaagcaattggatttattatatataaaatatttcctctacaaattggacagcatttcagagctaaaagacaaccactgcatgtcaccatatgtttacatggtagtattacaatatttatatttttatccatACAAACTCTGCATAAAATATCTTCTTCCCAAGATTGTTCTATACAGTCCTTGTTTTCATCAGTGTTAGTACAAGTCTCCGGTAAAGttttcaatcccagatcttcaAGCGTAACTTCTTGTTCTTTTTTATCATCAACTGCCTCATAAATTAAGTCCAGTACccgtaaataaatatctgttccctcttgcatatacctcaacacgatttctagacatctactttgtataataaaaggcaacaaatctctggattccttaaggtactcacttaaagcatatcttatactctccacaggtattaattttttatgaatcagatgtttgaacttatccataccctccattaagatattaattaaatcattgtctataggttttataggtaattgtattgtcaatctagcattcttaacaaattccttgccccttgcaagaataatgtaagcacattctggactacatctcgcatgtaacgtccaaggatcatcttctggtctccaatttcgtattccacaggcgcagtgatagcagcagacgtggtcacttatacctgaaaaccataaaacaatccagcattatctcgttactatcttttaactaatattcattatttctttacttataactctattaagttaaaatagttaaaacacttcataccacagtaaaaaaaaaacagcttcTGCCAGCTCATGAGAAGTTTGCTTGACGCTTCCAGGCCATGTCATATCAAATGTCTCTAGGCGAGATTTATAAGTTACCAATCCTGGATTCAGCGATTTCCTAAATTTGATCAATCCCAGATCTTCCTTAGGAGGAGCACCACCTAAAAAAATATAACGTAGTTACGTAAATTATTCTTAGAAGAATAAGAAGTATCTATTTAAGCAATCAAGTTTTGTACAGAGTATATAAGACTGGTATAAGAATACATCATAAGAATATATACTTACTTCTAccacttattttcttatttcccagttctattttatgggaaacaaattccagtccatatttgaaagctatctcagacacctctaaagaaacattgtcactcctctcgcctctaataaaggcacagtcttgattaatgatcttatgacgtcttctgggggtatcaccaacaatccatgcacctactatacaataacaaaatgcacacaaacagtaatcactattgcgaaggtaatagaatccatcttcaactaagtcaatagggtttaaccacttaatgggccaatccacaaatgtttgtagtctaactcctgcacatttaaggctttctatactgtaaaacttcctggcacacaaaggatccatcgtgtgagggcagcactaactattagagtaggataagcaagtatatatatccctaaaataagtatcgtacatcgctacatatttaacagtttcctcatttataatagacagtaatctcctctaaatacttctctatttaaaaatccttaaagttttataattaaataaatctcttatataaatacttagtaaactactttcattatttattagacttattagaaaaatacatcactttggcaatctcgctaaaagtatactgttacgtcattattcgtagctgccgtacataatgatagatatatatatatatataatttagtagtaaattcttatttaatctaattaaaatatatgcttaaagcatctatatcctaaaatgaaatatactattagttataatgtaatatataatatcactctaaggtaacaaaaatccttattaatatattcaaataagtggtaacttttacatttcccccaatataagagcgcggacctcacattagggatattattacgactatctggttcgtatctactaccttacgaggaagaaaattcaccatggatactgttctgacaacttgtcagggttatttaaccgacgattcattttgtaataatgaaacctgtattgtgtacggagtgaactgtatatcctgtgttcccagaggaatggccctagacttagccaagaaatattctcatgctgacgcttataatgttcgccgacccttgtacagtcttaagagatgtatccctgaagatcgtccagtaccaggaacaattcatatctctaaaggagaaaatcttccgtatattgttgctatagccacacaatacggtattggattacctatagaaagtaataacattgctcagggaattatagaaaactcaaaagACAGAAACATGCTCTCTGGATTAAACGAAGATACATCCATTAATCGTCTCGTCTACTTCAAGAATGGTATGAAAGATTTATTTAACTTTATCAAGGGCTCTCCTCAAATTATGAGAGTTATAATACCAACAGGAATTGGGATTACATGTGTTCGAAGAGATAAAGTTTGGGAAAATACTTATCTTCCTGTTATTGAAGATATGTATAAACAGTTAAAACCCTACGGAGTGGAAGTTAAATTACTGTTTAACGAGGAGATTATGCAGAGGAAGAGCAAGTAACACTTGGCAACCTTTTGTGTGCGCAGTGTTTCTACGCGCAGCCTAAAGATGTATATATGCTTCCCCCGGAGTGATCTCTTACGGTGTCCTCCTCTTCTTGGATGTCAGAATCTACTTCAAGCTTGGATATTCAAGGCTATGGAGATCAAGACTATTATTGGAGACTTTGCCTCCCTGCCCGTCTACAATAATCACGACTGTTTATTGTACGATCTTGATGCTACGAGTGTACAAATGTGTAAAATTGTGCAAGGATTGTGGGATCGTTACCCATATGCGAGATTACATCGTGAAAACTTTCCTTACAAAAACAGGGCTGTTGTATCTTATTGCAGTAACCCTGGCAGTATACATATTGGAGAACCACCTGAATTTAACAACAGGATGGATGAAGATCCCCATCTACCCCTTATTATtggtttagtgactcagtttgctagtagacctgcaactttaccagcatatgaaaatcctccgtgtgaagtacgaagtttagatgaacatttttacgatggacttgaaaaagatacagaatatcagagatggcgctggtttgaaaatgctctgaaggaagcccttgttttcattcttaaaagatgtgttaagagaattattattccatatgggtttggcatgtcaagttatttggacaactgcgcagtatgggaaagtaaatatttgcctacacttgagaaaataggacaaaaacttcgaaaacgaggtattgtactcttcatagtacgtcccgaaaacatcgttcctcctcagtcatccacccacggcatctttgaaaataagattccatacattgctgttcttcaaaatggatccccaactaatgctactgatgctgctaggacacctgaagatgatgctacgcctgctaccgctgatgctagttcaccttctatcaacactaagttgtctgatacaattaattcaacacctgttaatgttactacgtctgttgatactaatgttacaatgtgtgttagtagtagttttacaaatttagaagagaagatggattgggaataataatgtctgtaaataatttatactttgtacattttttacacattaaataacaaaatagaaacttgtgtgtttattttctccctttttaatgtctaaatgtcaactctacttttctgagtatataggaagaggtacgaaactttttctgtcttacttcaagatggattgttctatgtacatgcaagtgaagcttaagcgtttgaataagtgtattatagatgctgattttactagtgatgaaattctaaaacctggagactgtcttgtctacgattctcataatttatccggtggatttgcacaactgttatgggaaaaatatccttacagtaaagtttccgagtgtgaagtggtacagaataatataactcctggtggtatagtacttgctttatctccagaaccagaaataaaacctcatattataggacttcaatacagtagctctaatgaagatctaggattacagaaagatattattaaacgttggagttttaaatctgcaataagacaaatttgttgtcaggcaagaaataataatttaatccagcgtataattattccatatggtattgggtttaatgacggaataggatggagtaaagaagaacaagaagaatgggagacacactattttccaggactagcccatttagcttatgttttaaagaataataaaaaagaattattaatggttcgtatacctcttggagaagatgttacggggactgggagagagaagaaagaagtagAGGGTGGATCTAATAAACGGAAGAGAATGTCATAGTTAAAACTAGTAGATCTAAAATAACACATATAACTAATTTGGAAACTACAGCTAAGAGAGAGGGGCGGAGCGTAACAATCTCCGATGTGATAAGCTAGGTCGGGATATATCTTGACATAAACTCCCCATCTCGGTCCAGCAGTGAGAAGACATACTCGGATCGATGGCTGCTGTATACAGTAAGTGATTATTGTATGATGTACTTACAGTACTCGTTATATTTGTTGTGATATAATTTTGCTTATTATTGAATATCTTTTAGTTTTGAAATATTATGATTATTTAATAGTTcctgtgttaaatattgtatttttctttgtttaaagATCTACCCCATGTGATGGATGTGAAGAGTCTACCAGGGTTTGGAAGCATGCCTGATCTTGTGTCAGAAACTATATGGCAAAGTCCAGCTTCGACTGTTTTGTGGAAGAATATGCCCCTGGCTGAAAAACGGACTTATAAAGTGATGACACATACTGATAAATGTACGCATGAGAACATTGTTCCAGCTCTAGCAAAGTTTATTAGCAAAAGTGAAAATGTTTTAATGATACTGATCGGTCATGATTTTATAAAGTTGAAAGAAGAACTTCCAATGATAAAATGCGACATAGTCTTATTTAGCttaaaagagagtgttacagatgtaCTCAAGAAACATGAGAATTGTCAAGTGTTGTTGCTGACGAAAACTCCTAGTAAGGCCGAGATGAAGAaaatttctttgttatttaaaggcgataaaataatttgcacttttagacctaaaccccgttttaaatacatatttccagaatttgaagaagtgcctataggatgtaacttaaaggataaattttttataagaaaatttgtggatgaaattggttctccaaatgccgcaaactggtttattaataagttgagttctgaagaacgagaagtgtatactataatgagccaggatgaactgcaacagcaggtaaatagtaagactgtgaaagagcttagtattattcaccctaaaacagaagaagatgaacattggagtttaattgatcatatggaggagagctttccatcttttccgttaaatttaatgaagatgagaccagaaataggatatcataccccccaaaagatagaaatagaggcagtgatgagatttataggacaggatcctgtacttggtgttttctctggtatggcctttattgaaaatcttattaggataagacatactaatgtggtacgagctacagataattactcgaatatgggtgagagtaagtggatggaggttgaacaaatggatgccgtagaagcagttaggacttattgtaatgacagagaagtacttctaatgtcctggcctgaattgatttgtgatgataatgtttatagcgatgctttctatgttttaaaggaatttaagggacaaaaactaatctattttggagaaggggaagggggatgctgtgcatgtgatggattttttaacttgctggatagtgagtttcattgtgtgaaatcaaatacatgttttacttataattcttttataaattcaaatgtttatttctatataagactatagtgtttatgatttcttgaacacttgtataactactaagaataactgtatatgtttgcttcttgaacacttgtataactactaagaacacttgtatataattgcttcttgaacacttatgaatacctgtataactactaagaataactgtatatgattttcttgaacacttgtaaaactactaagaacacttatgatttcttgaatacctgtataactactaaaaacacttgtatgcgttaaatgttgtaataaacttaatgtctcttctaaataagatttctttatccttaatagaataatttgcttattacattggaggactgaaacaagtacttaattatgaaaccgaataatgacatgatgtagtaagtttaacggaaatattgaatacaatgacttgaaaagttttcctttgactaatgaaggtgtatgtttaataaaactgagttacgaaaacaatgccttaagatgctactgtaagtaatgacttagtgcacgggcaagtatctttaattgtacgaagatgtcttagaatgatttatattgaccttatttgaaaatggataactaccaaatgctcagtagtaacttactgtgaattagtaatgttactgttgttgttgttgttgtcgttgttaataacgatgatctacttacttacttactaaaatgacagaaccaactagttttgagaattagtacagagatgattagagaataagtagtggactgtaatgaacgggtaagaacatgtagcggagggatggaggaaaattgtaagaaagggttgaaagttgggatgtgtaaaggattgagagattgtaagggatggtatcaagatgtgcggaaaacatgctacaacatgtaaagtagacagtgtagtgagttgggcggtgaacaagct
The sequence above is a segment of the Procambarus clarkii isolate CNS0578487 chromosome 44, FALCON_Pclarkii_2.0, whole genome shotgun sequence genome. Coding sequences within it:
- the LOC138350139 gene encoding uncharacterized protein, with translation MAAVYNLPHVMDVKSLPGFGSMPDLVSETIWQSPASTVLWKNMPLAEKRTYKVMTHTDKCTHENIVPALAKFISKSENVLMILIGHDFIKLKEELPMIKCDIVLFSLKESVTDVLKKHENCQVLLLTKTPSKAEMKKISLLFKGDKIICTFRPKPRFKYIFPEFEEVPIGCNLKDKFFIRKFVDEIGSPNAANWFINKLSSEEREVYTIMSQDELQQQVNSKTVKELSIIHPKTEEDEHWSLIDHMEESFPSFPLNLMKMRPEIGYHTPQKIEIEAVMRFIGQDPVLGVFSGMAFIENLIRIRHTNVVRATDNYSNMGESKWMEVEQMDAVEAVRTYCNDREVLLMSWPELICDDNVYSDAFYVLKEFKGQKLIYFGEGEGGCCACDGFFNLLDSEFHCVKSNTCFTYNSFINSNVYFYIRL